A region from the Spirochaeta thermophila DSM 6192 genome encodes:
- a CDS encoding Imm74 family immunity protein codes for MIRKKWSHKIVSDEGFSIVILNKDTLQYKEGDKKLTLNSELLAREGGFVIYKDAITNWDSPYHDIRISQPERDQILEKIKMLLSAENINVQII; via the coding sequence ATGATACGAAAGAAATGGTCTCACAAGATAGTAAGTGATGAAGGATTTAGTATTGTGATTTTGAATAAAGACACACTCCAATATAAAGAAGGAGATAAAAAGCTTACTCTCAATTCAGAGCTCCTAGCAAGAGAGGGAGGCTTTGTAATATATAAAGACGCAATAACTAATTGGGATTCGCCATATCATGATATTAGGATTTCCCAACCCGAGCGGGATCAAATCCTAGAAAAGATAAAGATGTTGTTATCAGCTGAAAATATAAATGTCCAAATAATATAG